The Panulirus ornatus isolate Po-2019 chromosome 55, ASM3632096v1, whole genome shotgun sequence genome has a segment encoding these proteins:
- the LOC139765647 gene encoding uncharacterized protein → MVRRVGRVVVAAAGAVAGAVGAALLVVVAAAAATTVVVTMAGGVAAHSPCPVSEYTCENLRCVPKDRVCNGRDDCGDNSDEKPNCTPCNVTYYGEVGRSYEIDVLESDALRPPFTCHMTFVAAGDIYGDLVQIVFRDLVLGSFRSHHVCGCPKGQLSVNEAHRPHIGGFWCGGSSDHNVYYSETSTVTVTLKVPAPEEDSVGEKKVRLRLLYKFLLEAESIVRYGPWNSAKYLGVPRPKTVCDRIFDSCDRRKCRVQSPNYPGFYPRNVTCQYVIRQATVPHGRHALVSVAQPQRGRVHIKHTDAACDGNLHLWLNGDCDVVGDTLSVYEIQGESQRLLLRFCGGGKVPRITASGAELLLVFQTSPFDNLYFDSSEGTHPGFELDVGVAFVPKNSFLYADQQCEFLISSFEAARGHFENVAHSLPRDTKCAYKFRGRPDEVIWLYFTRLKATYTQPPSRDSPHCRTRVMLVEGADGEGEVLENTCGPLGVRVCHREQLGPGRNRTRPCGTQESYLTQDSHATLTIHYLLPSTVADLQFRLHYEFVYAGPRAAALNRPEPCDRHINSERSKKGLLASPANNLLYGKFGATRLKCKYTLQGKANEAVRITFIYFYAHNSSCPGRESPLQACGRPNALEGRGARLEVSEWPWPGVELPQACICHGLYLPATLLSYSASLTITFTVVGMDVFDDFSHFSFELEYEFVEIEECEEERVVAGEAGTLSLALRPPPGPCRGHPWLLQPKADRFLLVSVPGKAIRGGLQVAAHGHLVAAEDSVAPTECQSSELHVYQPGNPRPLSAVCVSPGAAETVHVFSEGFNEPLSLDYLGEAARSLVVVLLSRPAYLSGQSSQQQYTTVDVRWVEAAPRWLATRCATECPAVHACISASLFCDGTWHCPSGADEAVVTCLMALSPWLWLTFGLAVGCISVLSGWWGWTLWRTRHTRNSASGCSEEVLTPGHHESPPEPPEYPDCIDVDFETTV, encoded by the coding sequence CATGTAACGTGACGTACTACGGGGAGGTGGGACGCAGCTACGAGATAGACGTTCTGGAGTCGGACGCCCTACGACCTCCCTTCACCTGCCACATGACCTTCGTGGCCGCGGGTGACATCTACGGTGACCTGGTGCAGATCGTCTTCCGTGACCTGGTCCTGGGCTCCTTCCGGTCGCACCATGTGTGCGGGTGTCCCAAGGGCCAGCTCTCCGTGAACGAGGCCCATCGCCCCCACATAGGAGGGTTCTGGTGTGGGGGAAGCAGTGACCATAATGTCTACTACAGTGAGACCAGCACCGTCACGGTCACCCTTAAGGTCCCCGCGCCGGAGGAAGACTCCGTCGGGGAGAAGAAAGTGCGACTCCGCCTGCTATACAAGTTCCTGCTGGAGGCAGAGTCCATTGTCCGTTACGGTCCGTGGAACAGCGCCAAGTACCTGGGTGTGCCGCGACCCAAGACGGTCTGTGATCGGATCTTCGACTCTTGTGATCGGCGGAAGTGCCGTGTCCAGTCGCCCAACTACCCTGGCTTCTACCCTCGTAATGTGACGTGCCAGTACGTGATCAGACAGGCTACGGTGCCCCACGGCCGCCACGCCCTTGTGAGCGTTGCCCAGCCGCAGAGAGGCCGTGTTCACATCAAGCACACCGACGCCGCTTGCGACGGGAACCTTCACTTATGGCTGAACGGGGACTGTGACGTCGTGGGAGACACACTCAGCGTCTACGAAATCCAAGGGGAGAGTCAGCGACTGCTGCTGCGCTTCTGCGGCGGTGGGAAGGTGCCTCGCATCACAGCCAGCGGGGCGGAGCTCTTACTTGTCTTCCAGACTTCACCTTTCGACAATTTGTACTTCGACTCCTCAGAAGGTACTCACCCGGGCTTCGAACTCGACGTTGGTGTGGCTTTTGTACCGAAAAACTCATTTTTGTACGCAGACCAGCAGTGCGAGTTCTTAATCTCCAGCTTCGAAGCTGCGCGAGGCCATTTCGAGAACGTGGCCCACTCGCTGCCAAGGGACACTAAGTGTGCGTACAAGTTCCGGGGTAGACCAGACGAGGTGATCTGGTTGTACTTCACCCGCCTCAAGGCTACGTACACTCAGCCACCTTCGCGCGACAGCCCTCACTGCCGGACGCGCGTGATGCTTGTGGAAGGCGCAGACGGCGAGGGAGAAGTTCTGGAGAACACCTGTGGCCCCCTGGGTGTGAGAGTGTGTCACCGGGAACAGCTCGGCCCTGGACGCAACAGGACGAGGCCATGTGGAACGCAGGAGAGCTACCTAACACAGGATTCTCATGCAACGCTCACTATCCACTACTTGCTGCCCTCAACGGTGGCAGACCTACAGTTTCGACTCCACTACGAGTTTGTTTATGCGGGTCCCCGGGCTGCAGCCCTGAACCGTCCTGAGCCCTGCGACAGACACATCAACAGTGAGCGGAGCAAGAAGGGCCTCCTCGCTTCGCCTGCCAACAACCTGCTGTACGGTAAGTTCGGAGCAACGAGGCTCAAATGTAAATATACCTTACAAGGTAAAGCCAACGAAGCGGTGAGGATcacattcatatatttttatgCCCATAACTCGTCTTGTCCAGGACGCGAGTCACCGCTACAGGCGTGTGGGCGACCCAATGCTCTGGAGGGCCGTGGCGCGCGCCTGGAGGTGTCTGAATGGCCCTGGCCAGGAGTGGAGCTCCCGCAGGCCTGCATCTGCCATGGACTATACCTACCAGCAACCTTACTCTCTTATTCGGCCTCTCTCACCATCACATTCACTGTTGTAGGTATGGATGTCTTCGATGATTTCTCGCACTTCAGTTTCGAGCTGGAGTATGAGTTCGTCGAGATAgaggaatgtgaggaagagagggTAGTGGCAGGAGAGGCAGGGACGTTAAGCCTggcccttcgtcctcctcctggaCCTTGCCGAGGTCATCcgtggctcctgcagcccaaagccgACCGATTTCTGCTAGTGTCCGTACCCGGTAAAGCAATCAGGGGAGGCCTGCAAGTAGCCGCTCACGGCCACTTAGTAGCGGCTGAGGACTCAGTGGCACCCACGGAGTGCCAGAGCTCTGAGCTTCACGTGTACCAACCGGGTAACCCAAGACCGctcagtgcagtgtgtgtgtctcccggAGCAGCTGAGACAGTCCATGTCTTCTCTGAGGGCTTCAACGAACCGCTGTCACTAGACTACCTCGGTGAGGCAGCAAGGTCTCTCGTGGTTGTGCTCCTGAGTCGTCCCGCATATCTCTCTGGCCAGTCCTCACAGCAGCAGTACACGACGGTAGATGTCCGCTGGGTGGAGGCGGCACCTCGCTGGCTTGCCACCAGGTGCGCCACAGAGTGCCCGGCTGTCCACGCTTGTATTagcgcctctctcttctgtgatgGGACGTGGCACTGCCCATCAGGTGCTGATGAAGCCGTGGTGACTTGTCTGATGGCGTTGTCCCCGTGGCTTTGGCTCACATTCGGCCTCGCCGTCGGATGCATATCTGTTCTGTCAGGCTGGTGGGGCTGGACGCTGTGGAGAACGCGACACACACGGAACTCAGCCAGCGGTTGTAGTGAGGAGGTCTTGACCCCCGGGCACCACGAGTCTCCCCCAGAGCCACCGGAATACCCCGACTGCATCGACGTAGACTTCGAGACAACGGTCTGA